In the Streptomyces sp. FXJ1.172 genome, one interval contains:
- a CDS encoding helicase associated domain-containing protein, translating to MWAVAPAHRLRPLVDELAARMSVRADGQKAEGKRRRGLNRQSDESFTVGLAHAGQYLREHGNLAVQKDTMVGSFRFGEWLHNVQTRAWALSPDRVRALMALDPWWNVPWSVQWQRSYYRARDHAAVDGPPDAAAGFAGTAVLNGEWLYLQCTHYDALHPEQQRLLADIGITAEAARTARPRRASMRARFETGLEHGLCHRAWPPGGLRQGRCTRVSAWVLAGGPAQ from the coding sequence ATGTGGGCGGTCGCTCCGGCACACCGTTTGCGCCCGCTGGTTGACGAGCTCGCCGCGCGGATGTCCGTCAGGGCCGACGGGCAGAAGGCGGAGGGCAAAAGACGGCGGGGACTTAACCGCCAGTCGGATGAGTCCTTCACGGTCGGCCTGGCGCATGCGGGCCAGTACCTGCGCGAACACGGGAACCTTGCTGTTCAGAAGGACACCATGGTGGGGTCCTTCCGTTTTGGGGAATGGCTGCACAATGTGCAGACCAGGGCCTGGGCTCTGTCGCCGGATCGTGTCCGGGCGCTGATGGCCTTGGACCCTTGGTGGAACGTCCCCTGGTCGGTGCAGTGGCAGCGCTCGTACTACCGGGCGCGCGATCACGCCGCCGTGGACGGTCCGCCGGATGCGGCCGCAGGGTTTGCCGGGACCGCCGTGCTGAACGGTGAGTGGCTGTATCTGCAGTGCACCCACTACGACGCTCTCCACCCCGAGCAGCAGCGTCTGCTGGCGGACATCGGCATCACAGCCGAAGCAGCCCGTACCGCTCGGCCGCGGCGGGCCAGCATGCGGGCGCGTTTCGAGACAGGATTGGAGCACGGCCTATGCCACCGAGCATGGCCACCTGGCGGTCTCCGGCAAGGGCGGTGCACGAGGGTATCCGCTTGGGTGCTGGCTGGTGGCCCAGCGCAGTAA
- a CDS encoding helicase associated domain-containing protein, translated as MAVSGKGGARGYPLGCWLVAQRSKAHRAARPTERSRALAAVDPWWNPPCRRLSWQRSLAQVRRLVQDGHALDAQRGFPGLEAELALWLSHQCAVYGSLQRDQQCLLAGIGITAEEAGKVPMTAEEAKAASQAAARLGGSAGLASARSFAAARGHLALPFDYVHEDYPLGRWLVAQRSKERRHLRATGTAWPPGLHLTELDPWWNPPWHFPWQRHYQQARTLWQEGRLLLPGQHAPPGDRDEDEDPLMVWLRRQCARHDVLHPEQQNLLADIGITAATARTVTASLITPTPGEVGLAHARSYAAEHGNLAVTDRTRHNGHPLGSWLLRQRQRAADGRIEPSQITALNALDPPLNPPWPSPGNAPTTGPAPPPTAAP; from the coding sequence CTGGCGGTCTCCGGCAAGGGCGGTGCACGAGGGTATCCGCTTGGGTGCTGGCTGGTGGCCCAGCGCAGTAAGGCGCACCGGGCTGCAAGGCCCACCGAGCGCTCCCGCGCGCTTGCTGCCGTGGACCCATGGTGGAACCCGCCCTGCCGCCGTCTGTCATGGCAGAGATCCTTGGCGCAGGTCCGTCGGCTGGTGCAGGACGGACACGCACTGGATGCGCAGCGTGGCTTTCCGGGCCTCGAAGCGGAGCTCGCACTGTGGTTGTCGCACCAGTGCGCCGTGTACGGGAGTCTGCAGCGTGATCAGCAGTGCCTGCTGGCCGGTATCGGCATCACGGCCGAAGAAGCCGGCAAAGTCCCCATGACGGCAGAGGAGGCCAAGGCCGCCAGCCAAGCCGCAGCACGGCTGGGTGGCTCGGCCGGCTTGGCCAGCGCCCGGTCCTTCGCCGCGGCACGCGGGCACCTGGCGCTGCCCTTCGACTATGTGCATGAGGATTATCCGCTGGGCCGCTGGCTGGTAGCACAGCGCAGCAAGGAACGCCGCCACCTGCGGGCGACGGGAACCGCGTGGCCGCCCGGGCTGCACCTGACTGAGCTGGACCCCTGGTGGAATCCGCCCTGGCACTTCCCGTGGCAGCGCCACTACCAGCAGGCCCGCACGCTATGGCAGGAGGGCAGGCTGCTCCTGCCCGGCCAGCACGCCCCGCCCGGCGACCGGGACGAGGATGAAGATCCGCTAATGGTGTGGTTGCGCCGGCAGTGCGCCCGGCACGATGTCCTGCACCCCGAACAGCAGAACCTCCTCGCCGACATCGGGATCACCGCCGCCACCGCCCGCACCGTCACCGCGTCCCTCATCACTCCCACCCCAGGGGAGGTCGGGCTGGCCCATGCCCGCAGCTACGCGGCCGAACACGGGAACCTGGCCGTGACCGACCGCACCCGCCACAACGGCCACCCCCTAGGAAGCTGGCTCCTGCGCCAGCGCCAACGCGCCGCCGACGGGCGCATCGAGCCCTCCCAGATCACCGCGCTCAACGCCCTTGACCCCCCACTGAACCCGCCCTGGCCCTCGCCTGGCAACGCGCCTACCACCGGGCCCGCACCGCCACCGACGGCAGCACCCTGA
- a CDS encoding ADP-ribosylglycohydrolase family protein: MPRSAKVFEPKSRLTAETYAALVERWGGFNDATRGSGTVTTLLAAVLAHAYADSPEAGLLLAANTLGSDTDTIATMAGALLGAVTAGPPPGTVQDAKAIDSGAPHVGHFPRA; this comes from the coding sequence ATGCCGCGCAGCGCGAAAGTCTTCGAACCCAAATCTCGCCTGACCGCCGAGACCTATGCGGCCCTGGTGGAGCGGTGGGGCGGCTTCAACGACGCGACTCGCGGATCAGGCACAGTCACCACCTTGCTTGCCGCGGTTCTCGCACATGCCTACGCCGACTCACCAGAAGCGGGTCTGCTCCTCGCCGCTAACACTCTTGGCTCCGACACCGACACCATCGCCACCATGGCTGGCGCACTCCTAGGCGCCGTCACGGCGGGCCCGCCACCTGGCACCGTGCAAGATGCCAAGGCCATCGACTCGGGCGCGCCGCATGTGGGACATTTCCCAAGGGCGTGA
- a CDS encoding helicase associated domain-containing protein, protein MALAWQRAYHRARTATDGSTLTSTERRWIRTQAQLWDSLHPAQQQLLAHLGTTGPAAIPTQARTTARRYPTGEGSPHARAYATLHGHLAVSIHTHQDGFPLGRWLVQQRRKARSGQLSAHTLQELPILDPWWNPPWPFTWQRKYHQCRTTHAAGRPIPPELHRWARKQTSLWAQLHPHQQGLLTAIGLHALSFHLERQDPLG, encoded by the coding sequence CTGGCCCTCGCCTGGCAACGCGCCTACCACCGGGCCCGCACCGCCACCGACGGCAGCACCCTGACCAGCACCGAACGCCGCTGGATCAGGACACAAGCACAGCTATGGGACAGCCTCCACCCCGCCCAGCAGCAACTCCTCGCCCACCTCGGCACCACCGGGCCTGCCGCCATACCCACGCAGGCCCGCACAACTGCGCGCCGCTACCCGACGGGTGAGGGCTCGCCCCACGCCCGCGCCTACGCCACTTTGCACGGGCATCTCGCGGTATCCATCCACACCCACCAGGACGGTTTTCCCCTGGGACGCTGGCTCGTGCAGCAACGCCGCAAAGCCCGCTCAGGCCAGCTGTCCGCCCACACCCTGCAAGAACTGCCCATCCTCGACCCATGGTGGAACCCACCCTGGCCCTTCACCTGGCAACGCAAGTACCACCAGTGCCGCACCACCCACGCCGCCGGGCGACCCATCCCGCCCGAACTTCACCGCTGGGCCCGCAAACAGACCAGCCTGTGGGCACAGCTCCACCCCCACCAACAAGGGCTGCTGACAGCCATCGGCCTACACGCGCTCTCGTTCCACTTGGAGCGGCAAGACCCTCTCGGCTGA